A section of the Leptotrichia sp. HSP-342 genome encodes:
- a CDS encoding chorismate mutase: MDINKNLDLEEIREKIDRLDSHLVKLLEERLHIVQEVAQFKKLTGKKIFDEKREKEVIQKNLERVKNKELNHYIELILKDIMDSSKEYQKFKIGISTRYVNDLELENKKLGYTGVPGSYAYEVLMNLLKNNKNSNIYNIEENKNIFHFNSHKDLVEAVHTNQIDIAILPIENSIVGEVRDSIDLINTKNIHIIGEVRHKISHNLLGVKGSKMEDIKNIYSHEQAFMQCSEFLSKHEWHLNRMTNTAISGKYIASKDKKENACIANMKTKEVYNLELLKENINNEEENYTRFFIISNEDIVIDGSDKISIVTSANNESGALIGLLQIFYKYGLNMVNLKSRPRVSKPWEYYFYIDFEGNMSSEKVKMALEEMREKSNYLQILGNYKLYNLEI, translated from the coding sequence CTGGAAGAAAGGCTACATATTGTGCAGGAAGTGGCACAGTTTAAAAAATTAACTGGAAAGAAGATTTTCGATGAAAAACGAGAAAAGGAAGTTATTCAGAAAAACTTAGAAAGAGTTAAAAATAAGGAACTGAATCACTATATTGAGTTGATTTTAAAGGACATTATGGATTCTAGTAAAGAATATCAGAAGTTTAAAATTGGTATTTCAACTAGATATGTGAATGATTTGGAATTGGAAAATAAAAAGCTGGGATATACTGGTGTGCCTGGTTCCTATGCGTATGAAGTGCTAATGAACTTGCTTAAGAATAATAAAAATTCAAATATTTATAATATTGAAGAAAATAAAAATATTTTTCATTTTAATTCACATAAAGATTTGGTAGAGGCTGTACATACTAATCAAATCGATATTGCAATATTGCCGATAGAAAATTCCATCGTTGGAGAAGTGCGGGATAGCATTGACTTGATAAATACAAAAAATATCCACATAATTGGAGAAGTCAGACATAAGATTTCACACAACTTGCTTGGTGTAAAAGGAAGTAAAATGGAAGATATAAAAAATATTTATTCTCATGAACAGGCTTTTATGCAATGTTCAGAATTTCTATCAAAGCATGAGTGGCATCTTAATCGAATGACAAATACTGCAATTAGCGGAAAATACATCGCATCAAAAGATAAAAAAGAAAATGCCTGTATTGCAAATATGAAAACAAAAGAAGTATACAACTTGGAATTGCTGAAGGAAAATATTAATAATGAAGAAGAAAACTATACAAGATTTTTTATCATTTCAAATGAGGATATTGTAATTGATGGAAGCGATAAAATAAGTATAGTAACGAGTGCAAATAATGAATCAGGAGCATTAATTGGATTATTGCAGATTTTTTATAAATATGGTCTAAATATGGTGAATCTGAAGTCACGGCCAAGAGTAAGTAAACCTTGGGAATATTATTTTTACATTGATTTTGAAGGAAATATGTCTAGTGAGAAAGTAAAAATGGCACTTGAGGAAATGAGAGAAAAATCTAATTATTTACAAATTCTTGGAAATTATAAGCTGTATAATTTAGAAATATAA
- a CDS encoding pseudouridine synthase, protein MRLDKFLANSGIGTRKEVKDILKNKKISVNDIFVKDGKIQIDEEKDIVKYEDKIIYYKPFVYIMMNKPAGVISATEDNHHKTVIDLLNNEYRTYDIFPVGRLDIDTEGLLLLTNDGVLSHNLLSPKKHVDKKYYVKIANSLSDDDIKMLENGIKLEENFVTKKAKVEIICNNSEKNENLAYITISEGKFHQVKRMFKAVNNEVLYLKRVKMGNLSLDEKLKLGEYRELTEEELNNLKV, encoded by the coding sequence ATGAGACTGGATAAATTTTTGGCAAATTCGGGAATTGGAACACGAAAAGAAGTCAAGGATATTTTAAAAAATAAGAAAATTAGTGTTAATGATATTTTTGTAAAAGATGGAAAAATTCAGATTGATGAAGAAAAAGATATTGTAAAATATGAAGATAAAATTATTTATTATAAGCCATTTGTCTATATTATGATGAATAAGCCCGCTGGAGTAATTTCAGCAACGGAAGATAATCATCATAAAACAGTTATTGATTTACTAAACAATGAATACAGAACTTATGACATTTTTCCAGTCGGACGGCTGGATATTGATACGGAAGGCTTGCTATTGCTTACAAATGATGGAGTTTTGTCACATAATTTACTTTCTCCTAAAAAACATGTAGATAAGAAATATTATGTAAAAATAGCAAATTCTCTTAGCGATGATGATATAAAAATGTTGGAAAATGGAATAAAATTGGAAGAAAATTTTGTAACAAAAAAGGCAAAAGTTGAAATAATTTGTAATAATTCTGAAAAAAATGAAAATTTGGCATATATAACAATTTCTGAAGGAAAGTTTCATCAAGTCAAGAGAATGTTTAAAGCTGTCAATAATGAAGTTCTTTATTTGAAGCGAGTAAAAATGGGAAATCTTTCGCTGGATGAAAAATTGAAGCTTGGAGAATATCGGGAATTGACAGAGGAAGAATTGAATAATTTGAAAGTTTAA
- a CDS encoding shikimate dehydrogenase family protein: protein MEKFGLLGEKLGHSYSKEIHEIFFELTGKKASYKMIEKEIGEIWELMESIRNGEFNGINVTIPYKLEVIKYLDEVSETAKKIGAVNTITCRDGKLIGDNSDYFGFLKTLELNDIDVNGKKVLVLGTGGASKAIYNGLIDSGAENIFLATIIENDPFNVRTQDRLIHYSAIAGLRDIELIVNCTPVGMYPAVDNCPLEEKNLINANAVVDIVYNPKETVLMIKYKLKGVKVANGLVMLISQAIKSEEIWHNEEYSKEIIKEIHKRLEKKLYK from the coding sequence ATGGAAAAATTTGGATTATTAGGAGAAAAATTGGGACATAGCTATTCAAAGGAAATTCATGAAATTTTTTTTGAGCTGACTGGGAAAAAAGCAAGCTATAAGATGATTGAAAAGGAGATTGGTGAAATTTGGGAATTGATGGAAAGCATAAGAAATGGAGAATTTAATGGTATTAATGTTACAATTCCTTACAAGTTGGAAGTTATTAAATATTTGGATGAAGTATCAGAAACTGCTAAGAAGATTGGGGCAGTGAATACGATAACATGTCGAGATGGCAAACTGATTGGAGACAACTCTGATTATTTTGGATTTTTGAAAACTTTGGAGTTAAATGATATTGACGTAAATGGTAAAAAAGTGCTTGTGCTTGGAACTGGAGGAGCTTCAAAGGCTATTTACAATGGGCTGATTGACAGTGGTGCTGAAAATATTTTTCTTGCTACAATTATTGAAAATGATCCCTTTAATGTGAGAACGCAAGACAGGCTAATTCATTATTCAGCGATTGCAGGGCTTAGGGATATTGAGCTTATTGTAAACTGTACTCCAGTTGGAATGTATCCTGCGGTTGATAACTGCCCGCTTGAAGAAAAAAACTTGATTAATGCAAACGCAGTAGTGGATATTGTTTACAACCCGAAAGAAACAGTTCTTATGATAAAATATAAGTTAAAGGGAGTAAAAGTGGCAAATGGACTAGTAATGCTTATTTCACAGGCAATAAAATCTGAAGAAATTTGGCATAATGAAGAATATAGCAAAGAAATTATAAAAGAGATTCATAAAAGATTAGAAAAAAAATTATACAAATAA
- a CDS encoding DUF4250 domain-containing protein yields the protein MINFETKDTMLLYSLVNMKLRDEFLDLDDLVNYYGVDKKELLDRFSDAGYEYVEGENQFKKI from the coding sequence ATGATAAATTTTGAAACTAAAGATACAATGCTGCTTTATAGTCTTGTAAATATGAAGTTGCGTGATGAATTTTTAGATTTAGATGATCTTGTAAATTATTATGGTGTTGATAAAAAGGAACTTTTAGATAGATTTTCAGATGCTGGATATGAATATGTGGAAGGGGAAAATCAATTTAAAAAAATATAA
- a CDS encoding shikimate kinase gives MKNIVLIGMPACGKSTIGYWLSKKINFPVLDADKYLEEKENRVISDIFSNEGEEHFRELETKYLKELSEKEGTIISTGGGAVKKKENIDILKKTGIVVFLDRTIDAISKENHKNRPLLQNPDNLQKLYDERIKLYRRYADIIIKNDDSIDVIVERIITSLKGKIL, from the coding sequence ATGAAAAATATAGTATTGATTGGAATGCCTGCCTGTGGAAAAAGTACAATTGGGTACTGGCTGTCAAAAAAAATTAATTTCCCTGTTCTAGATGCAGATAAATATTTGGAAGAAAAGGAAAATAGAGTTATTTCAGATATTTTCTCAAATGAAGGGGAAGAGCATTTTAGAGAACTTGAAACTAAATATTTGAAGGAATTATCGGAAAAAGAAGGAACTATCATTTCAACAGGCGGTGGAGCTGTTAAAAAGAAAGAAAATATTGATATTCTAAAAAAAACTGGGATTGTCGTATTTCTTGATAGAACAATAGATGCCATTTCAAAAGAAAATCATAAAAACAGACCTCTTTTGCAAAATCCTGATAATCTTCAGAAACTGTATGATGAAAGAATAAAGCTGTATAGACGATATGCTGATATTATTATAAAAAACGACGATAGTATAGATGTAATTGTCGAAAGGATAATTACTTCATTGAAGGGTAAAATTTTATAA
- the aroQ gene encoding type II 3-dehydroquinate dehydratase: protein MKKILIINGPNLNFLGIREKGIYGNDDYNSVCKYIKEKYENEDVKIDILQSNSEGKIIDFLQSAYFNEVDGIVINPGAYTHYSYAIFDAIKSVSIPTVEVHLSNIDEREEFRKISVTAPACIAQIYGKGKDGYVEAVELLLER, encoded by the coding sequence ATGAAAAAAATATTAATTATAAATGGGCCTAATTTAAATTTTCTAGGAATTAGAGAAAAGGGAATTTATGGAAATGATGATTATAACAGCGTTTGTAAATACATAAAAGAAAAATATGAAAATGAAGATGTAAAAATTGATATATTACAGTCAAATTCTGAAGGAAAAATTATAGATTTTTTGCAGTCAGCATATTTTAATGAAGTTGATGGGATTGTAATAAATCCCGGAGCTTATACTCATTACAGCTATGCAATTTTTGATGCAATAAAATCAGTGTCTATTCCGACTGTGGAGGTGCATTTGAGCAATATTGACGAAAGAGAGGAATTTAGAAAAATTTCGGTTACAGCTCCTGCCTGCATTGCACAGATTTATGGAAAAGGTAAGGATGGGTATGTAGAGGCTGTAGAGCTTCTTTTAGAAAGATAA
- a CDS encoding HutP family protein produces MEENNKSVEICRIALKMSISSRDEEKKLMQDYKKVGIKTAAVNVGGAMPQSRFKFIESALMAAKRNNLIQDVHAHDGAVIGAMREAMSQIEAIINGLSVGGKIGLAREGEHLAVAIFLSVGILQFNEVITSVAHRSVSILENEK; encoded by the coding sequence ATGGAAGAAAATAATAAAAGTGTTGAAATATGCAGAATAGCATTGAAAATGTCAATTTCTTCACGTGATGAGGAAAAAAAATTGATGCAGGATTACAAAAAAGTTGGTATAAAGACAGCCGCAGTAAATGTTGGTGGTGCAATGCCGCAATCACGTTTTAAATTTATAGAAAGTGCCTTAATGGCAGCCAAAAGAAATAATTTAATTCAAGACGTGCATGCTCACGATGGTGCGGTAATAGGTGCAATGCGGGAAGCAATGAGCCAAATTGAAGCAATTATAAACGGTCTTAGTGTCGGTGGGAAAATTGGGCTGGCAAGAGAAGGGGAACATCTGGCTGTAGCAATATTTTTAAGTGTTGGAATATTACAATTTAATGAAGTGATAACTTCTGTTGCACATCGTTCAGTTTCAATACTTGAAAATGAAAAATAA
- a CDS encoding HAD family hydrolase, translating into MGKKFFDEIELFLFDMDGLLFDTETIYVEYGREVAKEKGYTITNDIVEKTTGVTNDKARILFKEALGQDFPYDEMMGTVKDHIMEKAEKGEVPLKLGALELLEFLKKNNKQMILATSSDLHLAEALTEGKDIKKYFSHLVTAEDVIHGKPDPEVFLISAKKAGASPEKTVVFEDSFNGIRAAHAAGTFPIMVPDKLKPTEEIEKLVYKKFDNLMEVLDYFEGK; encoded by the coding sequence ATGGGAAAGAAATTTTTTGATGAAATAGAACTATTTTTGTTTGATATGGATGGGTTATTGTTTGATACAGAAACTATTTATGTGGAATATGGACGTGAAGTTGCTAAAGAAAAGGGATATACAATAACAAATGACATTGTGGAAAAAACGACGGGCGTTACAAATGATAAGGCAAGAATATTGTTTAAGGAAGCCTTGGGACAAGATTTCCCGTATGACGAAATGATGGGAACAGTTAAGGATCATATAATGGAAAAAGCTGAAAAAGGCGAAGTTCCATTAAAACTTGGTGCATTGGAATTGCTTGAATTTTTGAAAAAAAATAATAAGCAGATGATTTTGGCAACTTCATCAGATTTACATCTAGCAGAGGCATTAACAGAGGGAAAAGACATAAAAAAATATTTTTCCCATTTAGTAACAGCAGAAGATGTTATTCACGGGAAACCTGATCCGGAAGTATTTCTAATAAGTGCAAAAAAAGCTGGGGCATCTCCTGAAAAAACGGTAGTATTTGAAGATTCGTTCAATGGAATAAGAGCAGCTCACGCAGCTGGGACATTTCCAATTATGGTGCCAGATAAGTTGAAACCAACAGAGGAAATTGAAAAATTGGTTTATAAAAAGTTTGATAACTTAATGGAAGTGCTTGATTACTTTGAGGGAAAGTAA
- a CDS encoding adenylosuccinate synthase, which yields MENNTFVIVGTQWGDEGKGKIIDVLSPKADYVVRFQGGNNAGHTVVVNDEKFILHLLPSGIINSAGKCIIGAGVVVDIEVLLTEIDELEKRGKNLDNLFIDERAHIIMPYHIEIDKAKEEAMGENKIGTTQRGIGPCYIDKIARNGIRIGDLLDPERFRDKLTWNVKEKNDMLTRYGKGTFDLEELYEKFMKLAEKIKFRIIDAVVEINEGIEDRKVVLFEGAQALMLDIDYGTYPYVTSSSPTSGGVTVGTGVAPTKISRVLGVMKAYTTRVGEGPFPTELENEDGETLRKVGHEFGATTGRPRRCGWLDLVIGKYAVLIDGLTDIVLTKLDVLTGFEKIKVAVGYEIDGKVYHSYPGNLRKSKDLKIIYDELDGWKEDITQIKNYEDLPENCKKYIEYIEKKLKCKISMISVGPERSQNIYRYDLGEFVK from the coding sequence ATGGAAAATAATACTTTTGTAATTGTGGGAACGCAGTGGGGAGATGAAGGAAAAGGTAAAATTATTGACGTACTCTCTCCAAAAGCGGATTATGTAGTTAGATTTCAAGGTGGTAACAATGCTGGACATACAGTTGTTGTAAACGATGAGAAGTTTATTTTGCATTTGCTGCCGTCTGGAATTATTAACTCGGCTGGAAAATGTATAATTGGAGCTGGAGTTGTTGTTGATATTGAAGTATTATTGACAGAAATTGATGAACTCGAAAAAAGAGGGAAAAATCTGGATAATTTATTTATCGATGAAAGAGCACACATAATAATGCCTTATCATATCGAGATTGACAAGGCTAAGGAAGAAGCTATGGGTGAAAACAAAATTGGTACGACTCAAAGAGGAATTGGACCTTGCTATATTGATAAAATTGCAAGAAATGGAATTAGAATTGGTGATTTACTGGATCCTGAAAGATTTAGGGATAAACTTACTTGGAACGTAAAAGAAAAAAACGATATGCTGACTAGATACGGTAAAGGAACTTTCGATTTGGAAGAACTTTACGAAAAATTTATGAAACTTGCTGAAAAAATAAAATTTAGAATAATTGATGCGGTTGTAGAAATCAATGAAGGAATTGAAGATAGAAAAGTAGTGCTTTTTGAAGGGGCTCAAGCATTAATGCTTGACATTGACTACGGAACTTATCCTTATGTAACTTCATCATCGCCAACATCTGGTGGAGTAACAGTCGGAACAGGAGTAGCTCCAACAAAGATCTCAAGAGTGCTGGGAGTTATGAAAGCCTATACAACAAGAGTGGGAGAAGGGCCTTTCCCAACAGAGTTAGAAAACGAAGACGGAGAAACTTTGAGAAAAGTGGGACACGAATTTGGTGCGACAACTGGGCGTCCAAGAAGATGTGGATGGCTTGACTTGGTAATTGGGAAATATGCGGTGTTAATCGACGGATTGACAGACATTGTATTGACAAAACTGGATGTATTGACAGGATTTGAAAAAATAAAAGTGGCAGTAGGTTATGAAATTGACGGAAAAGTGTATCATTCTTATCCTGGAAACTTGAGAAAATCTAAAGACTTGAAAATAATTTACGATGAATTAGATGGCTGGAAAGAAGATATTACGCAAATAAAAAATTATGAAGACTTGCCAGAAAATTGTAAAAAATATATTGAATACATTGAGAAAAAATTGAAATGTAAAATCTCCATGATTTCAGTAGGGCCTGAAAGAAGTCAGAATATTTATAGATATGATTTGGGAGAGTTTGTGAAGTAA
- a CDS encoding rhodanese-like domain-containing protein yields the protein MKIRKIALLTMVGVISVLGFSCSKSGNEKETLAMSKEAKAGKKAEYKKITSDEAKKMMETQKVIVVDVRTLEEYNEGHIPNAISVPLETIENEAEAKLKNKDALILVYCRSGRRSREAALKLIEKGYTNVIDFGGIKDWNGEVVK from the coding sequence ATGAAAATAAGAAAAATAGCGTTATTAACAATGGTTGGAGTAATTTCTGTGTTGGGATTTTCGTGTAGTAAATCAGGAAATGAAAAAGAAACTTTAGCGATGTCAAAAGAAGCAAAAGCTGGGAAAAAAGCAGAATATAAAAAGATAACTTCAGATGAAGCTAAAAAGATGATGGAAACTCAAAAAGTTATAGTTGTAGATGTTAGAACTTTGGAAGAATATAACGAAGGGCATATTCCAAATGCGATTTCTGTTCCATTGGAAACTATTGAAAATGAAGCAGAAGCAAAATTGAAAAATAAAGATGCTTTAATTTTAGTTTATTGCAGAAGTGGAAGACGAAGTAGGGAAGCAGCATTAAAATTGATTGAAAAAGGTTATACAAACGTGATTGATTTTGGTGGAATAAAAGATTGGAATGGAGAAGTTGTGAAATAA
- the purB gene encoding adenylosuccinate lyase → MENMSIYSNPLAERYSSKEMLHIFSPEFKFRTWRKLWINLAEAEKEIGLDFITDEQIEELKKFKDDVNFEVAAEFEKKLRHDVMAHVHTYGEQAKNARKIIHLGATSAYVGDNTDLIQIKEGLLVIKRRMLALIEKMRDFALQYKDLPTLGFTHFQAAQLTTVGKRATLWLHSLLLDFEELEFRLENLRFRGVKGTTGTQASFKELFEGDFEKVKQLDELVTKKAGFSKKQGVSGQTYDRKVDAQILNLLSNIAQSSHKFTNDFRLLQHLKELEEPFEKNQIGSSAMAYKRNPMRSERISSLAKYVISSSQTGALVFATQWFERTLDDSASKRLSIPQAFLAVDAILIIWLNIMDGVVVYPKVIEANIQKELPFMATENIIMESVKKGMDRQEVHEIIRELSMEETKEIKLNGNPNRLIDRIIKDGRLGLKAEDMEGILVSANYTGFAGQQTEDFVKNEINPILDKYKDEIVEDREELRV, encoded by the coding sequence ATGGAAAATATGAGTATATATTCAAATCCGTTGGCGGAAAGATATTCTAGTAAGGAAATGTTGCATATTTTTTCACCTGAATTTAAATTTAGAACTTGGAGAAAGTTGTGGATAAATTTGGCGGAGGCTGAGAAGGAAATTGGGCTTGATTTTATTACGGATGAGCAGATTGAGGAACTTAAAAAATTTAAAGATGATGTGAATTTTGAAGTTGCGGCCGAATTTGAGAAAAAATTGAGACACGATGTGATGGCTCACGTTCATACTTATGGAGAACAGGCGAAAAATGCAAGAAAAATCATTCACTTGGGAGCGACAAGTGCGTATGTTGGGGATAATACTGATTTGATTCAAATTAAGGAAGGACTTTTAGTTATTAAAAGAAGAATGCTTGCTTTGATTGAAAAAATGAGAGATTTTGCATTGCAGTACAAAGATTTGCCTACTTTAGGATTTACGCATTTTCAGGCAGCACAGCTTACAACTGTTGGAAAAAGGGCGACATTGTGGCTTCATTCGTTACTTCTTGATTTTGAAGAATTGGAATTTAGATTAGAAAACTTGAGATTTAGAGGAGTTAAAGGGACTACTGGGACTCAGGCTAGTTTTAAAGAATTGTTTGAAGGAGATTTTGAAAAAGTAAAGCAGTTGGATGAACTGGTTACAAAAAAAGCTGGATTTAGTAAGAAACAAGGTGTTTCTGGGCAAACTTACGATAGAAAAGTAGATGCACAAATTTTGAATTTATTGTCGAATATTGCTCAATCTTCTCATAAATTTACGAATGATTTTAGACTACTGCAGCATTTGAAGGAACTAGAAGAGCCATTTGAAAAAAATCAGATTGGTTCAAGTGCGATGGCTTACAAGAGAAATCCGATGAGAAGTGAAAGAATTTCATCACTTGCAAAATATGTAATTTCAAGCTCACAAACAGGTGCATTGGTATTTGCAACACAATGGTTTGAAAGAACATTGGATGATTCGGCAAGTAAAAGACTTTCGATTCCACAAGCATTTTTAGCAGTGGACGCAATTTTGATTATTTGGCTTAACATTATGGACGGAGTTGTCGTTTATCCGAAAGTAATTGAGGCAAATATTCAAAAGGAATTACCATTTATGGCAACCGAAAACATCATTATGGAATCAGTAAAAAAAGGAATGGATAGACAAGAAGTTCACGAAATTATTAGAGAACTTTCGATGGAAGAAACAAAGGAAATTAAATTGAACGGAAATCCTAACAGATTAATTGACAGAATTATAAAAGACGGCAGATTAGGGTTGAAAGCCGAAGATATGGAAGGAATCTTGGTTTCAGCTAATTATACTGGATTTGCTGGACAGCAGACTGAGGATTTTGTGAAGAATGAGATTAATCCGATTTTGGATAAGTATAAGGATGAGATTGTGGAAGATAGGGAGGAATTGAGGGTTTAA
- a CDS encoding tetratricopeptide repeat protein, with product MKSKLLLIFLVLILSFNIFSNTNSKEKFKLAKTYLDQKNYREAEKIYLELAKEKDIHAMYNLGYLYMEQGKIVEGEKYYKMAADMGYDDAMYNLAMFYDRQKDFVKEKLYLEKLAVKNQNDAIFQLAIIYRQEGNYQKADELYKKLLKAKYQESEVFYNLGVSCYYQKKYDEAEKYFLKAIELGNNDDPKYNLGILYKVQGKFTQAKKYLIPLAQKGKIDVMINTGAIYRDEKDYKNAKKYYKMAMDKGSREAEAEYNTILIMEEHGL from the coding sequence GTGAAAAGCAAGTTATTATTAATTTTTTTAGTCTTGATATTGTCTTTTAACATTTTTTCAAATACAAATTCTAAAGAAAAGTTTAAATTGGCAAAAACATATTTAGATCAGAAAAATTATAGGGAAGCTGAAAAAATATACTTGGAATTGGCTAAGGAAAAAGATATTCATGCGATGTATAATTTAGGTTATCTTTATATGGAGCAAGGAAAAATAGTGGAAGGTGAAAAATATTATAAAATGGCTGCTGATATGGGGTATGATGATGCGATGTATAATCTAGCGATGTTTTACGATAGACAAAAAGATTTTGTTAAAGAAAAATTATATCTAGAAAAATTGGCTGTGAAAAATCAAAATGATGCAATATTCCAATTGGCTATAATTTACAGGCAGGAAGGAAACTATCAGAAGGCAGATGAACTTTATAAAAAATTATTAAAAGCAAAATATCAAGAAAGTGAAGTTTTTTATAATTTAGGGGTTTCTTGTTATTATCAAAAAAAATACGATGAAGCAGAAAAATATTTTTTAAAAGCAATAGAATTAGGTAATAATGATGATCCAAAATATAATTTAGGTATCTTATATAAAGTTCAAGGAAAATTTACACAAGCTAAAAAATATTTAATACCGCTTGCTCAAAAAGGAAAAATAGATGTAATGATAAATACAGGAGCAATTTATCGAGATGAAAAAGATTATAAGAATGCTAAAAAATATTATAAAATGGCGATGGATAAAGGTTCACGAGAAGCAGAGGCGGAATACAACACTATATTGATAATGGAAGAACACGGATTATAA
- a CDS encoding very short patch repair endonuclease yields the protein MKKKKPLTRSQNMARIKSKNTKPEIYIRKLLYKMGYRYRVNYSQLPGTSDIFILKYNTAIFVNGCFWHRHENCKIATFPKKYAEYWEKKFRRNVESDIEVRENLFEMDISVITIWECEVNRMRKNEDCRSIF from the coding sequence ATGAAAAAGAAAAAACCTCTCACAAGAAGCCAGAACATGGCAAGAATAAAATCTAAAAACACGAAACCTGAGATTTATATTCGGAAATTGCTTTATAAAATGGGATATAGATACAGGGTTAATTATTCGCAGCTTCCAGGAACATCTGATATTTTTATTTTGAAATATAATACTGCAATATTTGTAAATGGATGTTTTTGGCATAGGCATGAAAATTGTAAAATTGCAACTTTTCCTAAGAAATATGCTGAATATTGGGAAAAGAAGTTTAGGAGAAATGTAGAGAGCGATATTGAGGTTCGTGAGAATCTTTTTGAGATGGATATTAGCGTTATTACGATTTGGGAATGTGAAGTTAACAGGATGAGAAAAAATGAGGATTGCAGAAGTATTTTCTGA
- a CDS encoding sakacin A production response regulator codes for MTKKFNYKALIEYTDYAGRKYIKPEKAGDLKEDMELFRKNGQAARKIFTEIAKSVEESAEGFHLQKVSSWMNQGQVARPYLWVFLKQDGDTENESGIALRVFKNEKTKKVGISMEVSFVERKIGENTLERQNKVLNLPIKKPLYYFVQFSKSKENCMLDRIEGSEKNREKLLEDIKEGNIRKVLVKFDVEEIEKFENLEDLTKEFLKGFKLLMPFYLKTKEI; via the coding sequence ATGACTAAAAAATTTAATTACAAGGCATTAATTGAATATACAGATTATGCTGGGAGAAAATATATTAAACCTGAAAAAGCAGGGGATTTAAAGGAAGATATGGAGCTTTTTAGAAAAAATGGACAGGCTGCACGAAAGATTTTTACTGAAATTGCCAAGTCTGTGGAGGAAAGTGCGGAAGGATTTCATTTACAGAAAGTTAGCAGCTGGATGAATCAAGGACAGGTTGCAAGACCTTATCTTTGGGTGTTTTTGAAGCAGGATGGAGATACTGAAAATGAATCTGGAATTGCACTTAGAGTCTTTAAAAATGAGAAAACTAAAAAAGTGGGAATTTCGATGGAAGTGAGTTTTGTTGAACGTAAAATTGGAGAAAATACCCTTGAAAGACAGAATAAGGTTTTAAACTTGCCAATTAAGAAGCCACTTTATTATTTTGTGCAGTTTTCAAAAAGTAAGGAAAACTGTATGCTGGATAGAATTGAAGGAAGTGAAAAAAATAGGGAAAAATTACTTGAAGATATTAAAGAAGGAAATATCAGAAAAGTGCTTGTTAAATTTGATGTGGAAGAAATTGAAAAATTTGAAAATCTTGAAGATTTGACAAAAGAATTTTTAAAAGGCTTTAAATTACTGATGCCATTTTATTTAAAAACGAAAGAAATTTAG